A genomic window from Lineus longissimus chromosome 17, tnLinLong1.2, whole genome shotgun sequence includes:
- the LOC135501158 gene encoding ras-like GTP-binding protein Rho1, producing the protein MFHCFGKSKTGRSREDLGTSDNTHRKKLVVVGDGACGKTSLLIVFSKDEFPEDHVPTIFDNYVADIEVDNKQVELALWDTAGQEEYDRLRVLSYPYTDVILMCFSVDNPDSLDNIEEKWLPEIKHYCPKVPIVLVGNKKDLRNDSNVIRELSRHKQLPVKPAEGREMQDKIGAQEYLECSAKTREGVREIFEAASRAALNKKPRKTFRSVKNRIAQKFK; encoded by the exons ACTTGGGCACCTCGGACAACACCCACAGGAAGAAGCTGGTggtggtcggcgatggtgcctGCGGGAAGACAAGTTTGCTGATCGTGTTCAGCAAGGACGAGTTTCCAGAAGATCACGTGCCTACGATATTTGATAACTATGTGGCGGACATCGAAGTGGATAACAAACAG GTTGAGTTGGCGCTTTGGGACACAGCTGGCCAGGAAGAGTACGACCGCCTTCGGGTACTGTCTTACCCCTACACTGACGTGATCCTCATGTGTTTCTCTGTAGACAACCCAGACTCCCTTGACAACATCGAAGAAAAATGGCTGCCAGAAATCAAGCATTACTGCCCCAAGGTTCCCATTGTGTTGGTGGGGAACAAAAAGGACTTGCGCAATGATTCTAATGTCATCCGGGAACTTTCACGCCATAAACAACTACCAGTGAAGCCGGCGGAAGGAAGGGAGATGCAGGATAAGATTGGTGCGCAGGAGTACTTGGAGTGTTCCGCTAAAACCCGCGAGGGGGTGCGAGAGATTTTCGAAGCTGCCTCCAGGGCAGCGCTGAACAAGAAACCGAGGAAAACATTCCGCAGTGTAAAAAATAGGATAGCACAAAAATTTAAATGA